The stretch of DNA AAAATAATATTTATTATTCTATCTTCGTGCCTTGGTGTCTTAGTGGCAATGAAAAAAGTTATGCCGCCAAATACACCAATTTTCAATTAAAGAAAGAAAATAGGAGTTGCCAATGCTTTTTCCCGATTACCGGCCAAGACGTTTGCGGCAGAATGAAGCCTTTCGGCGTATGATTCGAGAAACAAAGCTGTCGGTCGACGACTTGATCCTGCCGCTTTTTGCTATCAGCGGCAAAGGGGTTAAAAATCCCATTGAATCAATGCCCGGACACTATCAGCTATCTATTGACAATCTCGTCAAAACATCCCAGAGAGCGTTTGAACTTGGCATTCCGGCTGTCATCCTCTTTGGCATACCTGACAAGAAGGATCCGCTTGCAACCCGGGCGTATGCCAAGGACGGCATCGTTCAGAAGGCAACCAGGACTATCAAAGAAAAGCTGCCCGACCTGGCTGTTATCACCGACGTATGTTTATGCCAGTACACCGATCACGGCCATTGCGGCTTTGTCGACGGTCACATCATCGATAACGACGCCTCCCTTGACCTGCTTGCCAAAGCCGCCCTCTCGCACGCCGAAGCAGGCGCCGATATGGTGGCCCCTTCCGACATGATGGACGGCCGTGTTGCTGAAATTCGCAACACCCTCGATGAAAACAATTTTAGTCACATACCCATACTCTCATATGCAGCCAAATATTGCAGTGCATATTACGGACCGTTTCGTGCAGCCGCCGACTCCGCCCCGAAATTCGGCGATCGTCGGACATACCAGATGGATCCTGCCAACGCCCTGGAAGCCATTCGGGAAGTTTCCATGGATATTGAAGAAGGCGCCGATATCATCATGGTAAAACCCGCCCTTGCCTATCTTGACATCATCTGCCGGATACGGCAAGAAACAGATCTTCCGATTGCAGCCTATAATGTCAGCGGGGAATATGCCATGATAAAAGCCGCCGACAAAATGGGATGGCTGGACGGCAAAAGGGTTATGATGGAAACCCTCACCGCCATCAAACGCGCCGGGGCCGATCTGATCTTGACCTACTTTGCCATTGAAGCCGCCCAGGAACTGGGCGCTTGAAGATACAGATATGACCGCAGCACATCCTCATCATGACAAGCGCCCATCTAACGCCCGGGACGATAGCGGTAAAGGCTCTGGCCTGCGCCTGGTGGCCTGGGAAACCACGCGCAACTGCAATCTTGCCTGCGTGCACTGCCGGGCATCAGCCACCCGCGGCCCCTTCAACGGAGAACTCGACACCAGGGCCTCTTTTCGCCTCCTTGATCAGATTGCCGCAGTTGCAAAGCCTATTGTTATTTTAACCGGGGGAGAACCCCTGCTGCGACCGGATATCTTTGAAATCGCAACATACGGAACCGCTAAAGGCCTCCGGATGGTCATGGCGCCTAATGGAACCCTGATTACGAAAACGCTGGCCCAGAAAATGGCAAAGGCAG from Candidatus Desulfatibia profunda encodes:
- the hemB gene encoding porphobilinogen synthase encodes the protein MLFPDYRPRRLRQNEAFRRMIRETKLSVDDLILPLFAISGKGVKNPIESMPGHYQLSIDNLVKTSQRAFELGIPAVILFGIPDKKDPLATRAYAKDGIVQKATRTIKEKLPDLAVITDVCLCQYTDHGHCGFVDGHIIDNDASLDLLAKAALSHAEAGADMVAPSDMMDGRVAEIRNTLDENNFSHIPILSYAAKYCSAYYGPFRAAADSAPKFGDRRTYQMDPANALEAIREVSMDIEEGADIIMVKPALAYLDIICRIRQETDLPIAAYNVSGEYAMIKAADKMGWLDGKRVMMETLTAIKRAGADLILTYFAIEAAQELGA